In Leptospira brenneri, the following are encoded in one genomic region:
- a CDS encoding TPM domain-containing protein produces the protein MIFFYLSTTLIAMHFIFSSLRLGFLFLFFSGMVPFEVFSKEIPTLERRVTWEEGTISEAEANIWESVLEEHEEKTSNQVAILVVRSLEGEILEEYSLKVAEEWKLGQKNQDNGVLILLSIEDRKVRIEVGYGLEGILTDVYCNRIIRNIMIPHFKSGNYEEGITAGLNQILTTLDTGVTPKEPTMWEEFQAFRGIGAEQGWHLYLIGLIFVGIIFLFATILAFHKEDSSTWVFFFLLIFFQWVPSIFYGFYGWVVCNFIYIIGFPFVRLTRNKISWVKSISEKISDSVTYSSGSSSGGWSSGGGSSSGGWSG, from the coding sequence TTGATTTTTTTCTATTTGTCAACTACGCTAATCGCGATGCATTTTATATTTTCTAGTCTCCGCCTGGGATTTCTTTTTCTGTTTTTTTCTGGAATGGTTCCTTTCGAAGTTTTTTCGAAAGAGATCCCGACCTTAGAGAGGAGAGTCACTTGGGAAGAGGGAACCATCTCAGAAGCAGAAGCAAATATTTGGGAATCTGTTTTAGAAGAACATGAAGAAAAAACTTCAAACCAAGTTGCCATTCTCGTTGTACGTTCGTTAGAAGGTGAAATTTTAGAAGAATACAGCTTAAAAGTTGCCGAAGAGTGGAAACTCGGTCAAAAAAATCAGGACAATGGAGTTCTTATTTTACTCTCCATTGAGGACAGAAAGGTAAGAATTGAAGTGGGTTATGGACTGGAAGGAATTTTGACTGATGTTTATTGCAATCGTATCATTCGAAATATAATGATTCCGCATTTTAAATCTGGAAATTACGAAGAAGGAATTACTGCTGGTTTAAACCAAATCCTAACCACTCTAGATACAGGAGTGACGCCAAAAGAACCTACAATGTGGGAAGAATTCCAAGCCTTTCGTGGAATTGGAGCCGAACAAGGTTGGCATTTGTATTTGATTGGACTTATCTTTGTTGGGATTATTTTTCTTTTCGCAACCATTTTAGCCTTCCACAAAGAAGATTCTAGTACCTGGGTATTTTTCTTTTTACTGATTTTTTTCCAGTGGGTTCCTTCTATTTTCTACGGATTTTATGGTTGGGTGGTTTGTAATTTTATCTATATCATTGGGTTTCCCTTTGTTCGCCTAACAAGAAATAAAATTTCTTGGGTTAAGTCCATCTCAGAAAAAATTTCGGATTCCGTTACTTATTCCTCAGGCAGTTCTTCTGGCGGATGGAGTTCTGGAGGAGGGTCTTCTAGTGGTGGGTGGAGTGG
- a CDS encoding CcoQ/FixQ family Cbb3-type cytochrome c oxidase assembly chaperone has protein sequence MNEADILLVYKSLRLPFLVIAISYITYYVYKKRTKDEMEKPKYRMLEED, from the coding sequence ATGAACGAAGCAGACATTCTACTCGTTTATAAAAGTCTGAGATTGCCGTTCCTTGTAATCGCAATCTCTTACATCACCTACTACGTTTATAAAAAACGTACGAAAGACGAAATGGAGAAACCCAAGTATAGAATGCTTGAGGAGGATTAA
- the gltB gene encoding glutamate synthase large subunit yields MSKSNQPPILPPLGPQAQGMYDPSMDKDSCGVGFIANFKGKRSRDIVDKGIRLMCNLEHRGAEGADPKTGDGAGIMINIPDAFFRKNLPFTLPKEGDYAVGFLFLPQNTEVRTAVENVIEKIIVDEGEEFLGFRDVPINKDYAGVVASKTMPVFKQVFIGKKSKKLKTSDDFERKLFLIRRLIDRRIRAELKLDRSQYYVPSFSSRTIVYKGMLLGDQVKKFYEDLKSPDLTSAFCLTHTRFSTNTFPTWDLAHPYRQIAHNGEINTLRGNMNWMAARQMVMQSPLYGDELRRMLPIVMEGQSDTATFDTVLELLVMGGRSLPHSVMMMIPEAWSKNKGMDADRRAFYEYHATFMEPWDGPAAIAFTDGRIIGATLDRNGLRPARFVVTKEDEVIMSSEAGVLNLPPEEILIQDRLRPGRMLLIDMEKGQILDDEEIKKQIATQKPYRKWVEDNMIRLGSLPDPENVKQPQHETILERQRAFGYTHEDVFTVIKPMGIAGEEPIGSMGVDSSLAVLSEKPQPLFRYFKQNFAQVTNPPIDPIREELVMELTTYIGPEGNLLSEEPEHAHRLELEHPILTNEDFEKIKQISEGHFKAKTFEILFDPSKKHDMRNSLDRVCSDAAKAIRDQGVTLIILTDHGVGEKKAAIPSLLAVAGLHHYLIREGLRTRAGIVLESGEPREVAHFALLCGYGANAINPYLAFETISDLSQQGLLPEVPEYKEAKKKYIKSIGKGLFKVFSKMGISTLQSYCGAQIFEAVGLDSELVNTYFAGTQSRIEGLSLEMLEEETVRRHKAAYDPTFFPNNLEPGGVHYYRKNGDSHLYTPVTVHKLQKATQENDYKVFKEFSSLIDNQNEKAVTLRSLFQLDFEGSKAIPIEEVESTKSILKRFQTGAMSHGSISWEAHTTLAIAMNRIGAKSNTGEGGEDPVRFKTLPNGDSMRSAIKQVASARFGVTMEYLTNADDIQIKMAQGAKPGEGGQLPGHKVDKYIGWLRYSTPGVTLISPPPHHDIYSIEDLKQLIFDLKNSNPRARVSVKLVSESGVGTVAAGVAKAHADHILIAGHEGGTGASPISSIHHAGTPWELGLSETHQTLVANGLRDRVYLAVDGKLLTGKDVVVGALLGAEEFGFSTSALVSVGCIMMRKCHLNTCPVGVATQDEFLRSKFTGKPEYVVNFMTFVAEEVREIMAQLGFRTFEEMIGQVEKIKFKRPHHHWKARGLDFTKVLHRPTPVFPTGLYRAKEQNHHLDEQIDNELIRKSLAAIDHKQPVKIKTSIVNLNRSVGTMLSHEVTKKYGVDGLSEDTIDIEFTGTAGQSFGAFVTKGMTLRLIGEGNDYVGKGLCGGKLIFQTPKNAPYKAEENIVIGNTCFIGATSGNAYVNGIAGERFCVRNSGAHVIVEGTGDHGCEYMTGGRVIILGDIGRNFAAGMSGGIAYLWDPKKNKEALINKEMVDLDPLADASEIAEVKKMVEDHKTYTGSKRAEEVLNNWETVVKQIIKVIPRDYKKALEKMADEKTSEKPNKEGVAARG; encoded by the coding sequence ATGTCAAAATCTAACCAACCACCCATCCTTCCGCCACTCGGCCCACAGGCCCAAGGTATGTATGATCCTTCTATGGACAAAGATTCCTGTGGTGTTGGTTTTATCGCAAATTTTAAGGGCAAACGTTCCCGTGACATCGTTGACAAGGGGATTCGCCTGATGTGCAACCTCGAACACCGAGGGGCCGAAGGAGCCGATCCAAAAACTGGCGACGGTGCTGGGATCATGATCAATATCCCTGATGCATTTTTTAGAAAGAATCTTCCCTTCACTCTCCCAAAAGAAGGTGATTATGCTGTGGGTTTTCTTTTCCTCCCACAAAACACTGAAGTCAGGACCGCAGTAGAAAACGTCATTGAAAAAATCATTGTGGATGAAGGTGAAGAATTTCTTGGATTTCGCGATGTACCAATTAACAAAGATTACGCGGGTGTTGTGGCTTCTAAAACCATGCCCGTCTTCAAACAAGTATTCATTGGGAAAAAATCAAAAAAATTAAAAACTTCTGATGACTTCGAAAGAAAACTGTTCCTCATTCGCCGCCTCATTGACAGAAGGATTCGTGCGGAACTCAAACTCGATCGTTCCCAGTACTACGTTCCCAGTTTTTCATCCAGAACCATCGTATACAAAGGGATGTTACTTGGTGACCAAGTTAAAAAATTCTATGAAGATTTAAAATCTCCAGACTTAACTTCTGCATTTTGTTTAACTCATACAAGGTTTTCAACTAATACCTTCCCTACTTGGGATTTGGCTCACCCTTACCGCCAAATTGCTCACAACGGAGAGATCAACACACTTCGTGGGAATATGAATTGGATGGCAGCTCGTCAAATGGTGATGCAGTCTCCACTCTACGGTGATGAACTTCGCCGTATGCTTCCCATCGTAATGGAAGGCCAGTCTGATACAGCAACATTTGATACAGTACTCGAACTTCTTGTAATGGGTGGAAGATCCTTACCACACTCAGTGATGATGATGATTCCAGAAGCTTGGTCCAAAAACAAAGGAATGGATGCCGACAGACGCGCGTTCTACGAATACCATGCAACGTTTATGGAACCTTGGGATGGGCCTGCAGCCATTGCTTTTACTGATGGTCGCATCATTGGTGCCACTCTTGATAGAAATGGACTTCGTCCTGCACGATTTGTGGTTACCAAAGAAGATGAAGTGATCATGTCTTCTGAAGCTGGAGTTCTTAACCTTCCACCAGAAGAAATTTTAATCCAAGATCGTCTTCGTCCAGGTCGTATGCTTCTCATCGATATGGAGAAAGGCCAAATCTTAGATGATGAAGAGATCAAAAAACAAATCGCTACTCAAAAACCTTATCGTAAATGGGTAGAAGATAATATGATCCGTCTTGGATCTTTACCGGACCCAGAGAACGTAAAACAACCTCAACACGAAACTATTTTAGAACGCCAAAGGGCTTTCGGTTATACTCACGAAGATGTGTTTACCGTCATCAAACCGATGGGAATTGCCGGTGAAGAACCAATTGGCTCTATGGGTGTGGACTCTTCGCTTGCAGTATTAAGCGAAAAACCACAACCCCTATTCCGTTACTTCAAACAAAACTTTGCACAAGTAACCAACCCACCAATTGATCCGATTCGGGAAGAGCTTGTGATGGAACTCACAACTTATATTGGTCCTGAAGGAAATCTTCTTTCAGAAGAACCAGAACACGCTCATCGATTGGAATTGGAACATCCGATTCTCACGAACGAAGATTTTGAAAAAATCAAACAAATCAGCGAAGGCCATTTCAAAGCGAAAACTTTTGAAATCCTTTTTGATCCATCCAAAAAACATGATATGAGAAACTCACTCGATCGTGTTTGTTCTGATGCAGCAAAAGCCATTCGAGACCAAGGTGTGACACTCATCATCTTAACTGACCATGGTGTGGGTGAAAAAAAGGCAGCCATTCCATCGCTCCTTGCAGTGGCGGGACTTCATCATTATTTGATCCGTGAAGGGCTTCGTACCCGTGCAGGGATTGTTTTGGAATCCGGGGAACCAAGAGAAGTGGCTCACTTCGCATTGTTATGTGGTTATGGAGCAAACGCCATCAACCCATACCTTGCTTTTGAAACTATTTCCGACCTTTCACAACAAGGTTTACTTCCAGAAGTTCCTGAATACAAAGAAGCAAAAAAGAAATATATCAAATCTATTGGGAAAGGGCTTTTCAAAGTTTTCTCCAAAATGGGAATTTCCACATTACAATCGTATTGTGGTGCTCAGATTTTTGAAGCAGTCGGACTTGATTCTGAATTAGTGAATACTTACTTTGCAGGGACTCAGTCTAGAATTGAAGGACTTTCTCTTGAGATGTTAGAAGAGGAAACCGTTCGCCGTCACAAAGCGGCTTATGATCCAACTTTTTTCCCTAACAACTTGGAACCAGGTGGAGTACACTATTACCGAAAAAATGGAGATAGTCATCTCTATACACCGGTCACTGTACACAAACTCCAAAAAGCAACACAAGAAAATGATTACAAAGTATTCAAAGAGTTTTCTAGTTTAATCGATAACCAAAACGAAAAAGCGGTCACTCTTCGAAGTTTATTCCAACTCGACTTTGAAGGATCTAAAGCAATCCCAATTGAAGAAGTAGAATCGACTAAATCCATCCTCAAACGTTTCCAAACAGGAGCGATGAGCCATGGGTCCATTTCCTGGGAAGCTCATACCACTCTTGCCATTGCAATGAATCGCATTGGCGCAAAATCCAATACAGGAGAAGGTGGAGAAGATCCAGTAAGGTTCAAAACACTTCCTAATGGAGATAGCATGCGTTCGGCGATCAAACAGGTTGCCTCTGCAAGATTTGGTGTGACGATGGAATACCTCACCAATGCCGATGATATCCAAATCAAAATGGCACAGGGCGCCAAACCAGGTGAAGGTGGACAGCTCCCAGGACACAAGGTAGACAAATACATTGGTTGGTTGCGTTACTCCACACCAGGTGTGACACTTATCTCCCCTCCTCCTCACCATGATATTTATTCGATTGAAGATTTAAAACAGCTTATCTTCGATTTAAAAAATTCGAACCCAAGAGCTCGTGTATCCGTAAAACTAGTTTCTGAATCTGGGGTAGGAACTGTGGCGGCAGGTGTGGCGAAAGCTCATGCGGACCATATCCTCATTGCAGGACATGAAGGGGGAACAGGTGCAAGCCCTATCTCTTCCATCCACCACGCTGGAACACCTTGGGAACTCGGACTATCGGAAACTCACCAAACTCTTGTTGCCAACGGACTTCGTGACCGGGTTTACCTCGCTGTCGATGGGAAACTCCTCACGGGAAAAGATGTTGTCGTAGGAGCACTCCTCGGTGCGGAAGAATTCGGATTCTCTACTTCCGCACTGGTATCAGTGGGTTGTATCATGATGCGTAAGTGTCACTTGAACACTTGCCCAGTAGGTGTTGCGACACAAGATGAATTTTTAAGAAGTAAGTTCACCGGCAAACCAGAGTATGTTGTAAACTTCATGACCTTTGTAGCGGAAGAAGTTCGCGAGATCATGGCACAACTTGGTTTTAGAACTTTCGAAGAGATGATTGGACAAGTGGAAAAAATCAAATTCAAACGACCTCACCACCACTGGAAGGCTCGTGGACTTGATTTTACAAAAGTCCTCCACAGACCAACTCCTGTATTCCCTACAGGACTTTACCGTGCGAAAGAACAAAATCACCATTTGGATGAACAAATCGATAACGAACTCATTCGTAAGTCACTGGCTGCCATTGACCACAAACAACCGGTTAAAATCAAAACTTCCATTGTGAACTTAAACCGTTCTGTGGGAACAATGCTCAGTCACGAAGTGACTAAAAAATATGGAGTAGATGGTCTTTCTGAAGATACGATCGATATCGAATTTACAGGAACCGCAGGACAGTCGTTTGGTGCCTTTGTAACAAAAGGGATGACACTTCGACTCATTGGAGAAGGAAACGATTACGTAGGAAAAGGACTTTGTGGTGGTAAACTCATCTTCCAAACTCCGAAGAATGCTCCTTACAAAGCAGAAGAAAATATTGTGATTGGAAACACTTGTTTCATTGGAGCAACCAGTGGGAATGCCTATGTGAACGGGATTGCTGGGGAAAGGTTCTGTGTTCGTAACTCGGGAGCCCATGTGATCGTAGAAGGAACTGGTGACCATGGTTGCGAGTATATGACTGGTGGACGAGTGATCATCCTCGGGGACATAGGAAGAAACTTTGCTGCTGGTATGTCTGGTGGAATTGCTTATCTTTGGGATCCAAAGAAAAACAAAGAAGCGCTCATCAACAAAGAGATGGTCGACTTAGATCCATTAGCTGATGCATCCGAAATTGCAGAAGTAAAGAAAATGGTTGAAGACCATAAAACTTATACAGGTTCAAAACGAGCCGAAGAAGTTCTAAACAATTGGGAAACTGTGGTCAAACAAATAATCAAAGTGATTCCAAGAGATTATAAAAAAGCTCTAGAAAAAATGGCTGATGAAAAAACATCAGAAAAACCTAACAAAGAAGGGGTAGCAGCTCGTGGGTAA
- a CDS encoding c-type cytochrome — protein sequence MKEPKEVDGIFQADNPMPTWWKLVWLISIIVSIGYVAYFHWYSEWPQEVAFEKEVAEHEAQFPAKQAVVVNSEDGSNPYRDDAVAIKEGESTYKQICSACHGPTAEGAVGPSLVDKDWLHGNTDKEVFNNIMKGIGPERQKLNRGGMPAWEGLGAEKVYAVMAWIATKNDSLVKAK from the coding sequence ATGAAAGAACCAAAAGAAGTAGACGGAATCTTCCAAGCCGACAACCCCATGCCGACATGGTGGAAACTCGTTTGGCTGATCAGTATCATCGTTTCTATCGGTTACGTTGCATATTTTCACTGGTATTCTGAATGGCCACAAGAGGTTGCATTTGAAAAGGAAGTTGCTGAACACGAAGCACAATTCCCAGCCAAACAAGCAGTTGTTGTGAATTCAGAAGATGGATCAAACCCATACCGCGATGATGCAGTTGCTATCAAAGAAGGTGAAAGCACTTACAAACAAATTTGTTCTGCTTGCCATGGACCTACTGCCGAAGGTGCTGTGGGACCAAGCTTAGTAGACAAAGATTGGCTCCATGGAAACACTGATAAAGAAGTGTTTAACAATATCATGAAAGGTATTGGACCTGAAAGACAAAAACTCAACCGAGGGGGAATGCCTGCTTGGGAAGGGTTAGGTGCTGAAAAAGTTTATGCTGTAATGGCATGGATTGCAACTAAAAACGATAGTTTGGTAAAGGCTAAGTAA
- a CDS encoding glutamate synthase subunit beta, whose amino-acid sequence MGKPTGFLEFKKEYLQKIEPKERVKNYKEFEKPFPETVAKDQGARCMDCGIPFCHGDTGCPVDNLIPEFNDFVYRGRWKEAWENLSKTNNFPEFTGRLCPAPCESACTLGIIEPPVSIKSIERTIIDRAWEEGWVIPQPPTSKSGKKVAVVGSGPAGLAAGQQLARAGHTVTIFEKNDRIGGLLRYGIPDFKMEKRHIDRRMKQMEAEGVTFKTNVNVGVDITAKQLLADFDSVILACGSEVPRDLPLEGRKSKGIHFAMDFLSKNNKQVAGDDIEIISAKDKHVIVIGGGDTGSDCVGTSNRHGAKSVTQIELFPEPPKERDASTPWPLYPKMLRTSSSHEEGVVRKWAISTMGFKSNDQGEVTAIYGSEVKEENGKFNPIPGTEFEWPADLVFLAMGFVNPIKEGLIADLQKEGLELDGRGNVKADFGTKPGSFATSVPKVYACGDVRRGQSLIVWAISEGRKCADQVHHFLMQDVEG is encoded by the coding sequence GTGGGTAAACCAACAGGATTTTTAGAATTTAAAAAAGAATACCTTCAAAAAATTGAACCGAAGGAACGAGTTAAGAACTATAAAGAGTTCGAAAAACCTTTCCCTGAAACTGTTGCCAAAGACCAAGGCGCTCGATGTATGGATTGTGGGATTCCTTTTTGCCACGGTGATACAGGTTGTCCTGTAGATAACCTCATCCCTGAATTCAATGACTTTGTCTACCGAGGCCGATGGAAGGAAGCTTGGGAAAATCTTTCCAAAACAAATAACTTTCCTGAATTTACAGGAAGGCTCTGCCCTGCTCCTTGTGAATCTGCTTGCACTTTAGGAATCATCGAACCGCCAGTTTCCATCAAATCAATTGAAAGAACCATAATCGATCGTGCTTGGGAAGAAGGTTGGGTCATTCCACAACCTCCAACCTCTAAATCCGGAAAAAAAGTAGCCGTTGTCGGTTCTGGACCTGCTGGTCTTGCCGCAGGACAGCAGTTAGCTCGGGCTGGACATACTGTCACAATTTTTGAAAAAAATGATCGGATTGGTGGTCTACTCCGTTACGGAATTCCAGATTTTAAAATGGAAAAAAGACATATCGACCGCCGCATGAAACAAATGGAAGCAGAAGGTGTTACCTTCAAAACCAATGTGAACGTGGGTGTAGACATTACCGCAAAACAACTTTTAGCTGATTTTGATTCTGTAATTCTTGCTTGTGGATCAGAAGTTCCCAGAGATCTACCTTTGGAAGGCAGAAAAAGCAAAGGGATTCACTTTGCTATGGATTTCCTTTCTAAGAACAACAAACAAGTTGCAGGTGACGACATAGAAATCATCAGTGCAAAAGACAAACATGTGATTGTGATTGGTGGTGGTGATACCGGTTCCGACTGTGTTGGAACTTCCAACAGACATGGTGCCAAATCAGTCACTCAAATTGAACTTTTCCCTGAACCTCCTAAAGAAAGAGACGCATCGACTCCATGGCCTCTTTATCCGAAAATGCTTCGCACTTCTTCTTCACACGAGGAAGGTGTGGTTCGTAAATGGGCCATCTCTACTATGGGTTTTAAATCTAACGACCAAGGGGAAGTCACTGCGATTTACGGATCAGAAGTGAAAGAGGAAAATGGAAAATTCAATCCAATCCCAGGAACCGAATTCGAATGGCCTGCGGATTTAGTTTTCCTTGCCATGGGATTTGTGAACCCCATCAAAGAAGGACTCATCGCTGATTTGCAAAAAGAAGGATTGGAACTGGACGGTCGGGGAAATGTAAAAGCTGATTTTGGAACAAAACCAGGCTCTTTTGCAACATCTGTACCAAAAGTGTACGCTTGCGGGGACGTTAGACGAGGGCAATCCCTCATCGTTTGGGCCATTTCCGAAGGAAGGAAATGTGCTGACCAAGTCCACCACTTCCTGATGCAAGATGTAGAGGGTTAA
- the ccoN gene encoding cytochrome-c oxidase, cbb3-type subunit I — MATEKTQYDDFIVKGFIISALVWGVASMTFGVIIAFQLVYPQLNFELPWTSFGRLRPLHTNAAIFGFALSVIFATAYHTVQRLCRTRMWSDTFSKLHLALYNLSIVLAAITLPLGYSQSKEYAELEWPIDLLIVVWYVIFLVNYLVTVLKRKEEQMYVAIWFYIASFVTVPLLFIVNNIVIPAGFLKSYSVYSGVFDANIQWWYGHNAVAFVLTTPFLGLMYYYLPKHIKQPIYSHRLSIIHFWSLIFIYIWAGPHHLLYSPIPEWLQTTGMVFSIMLWMPSWGGMLNGFLTLTQAKDKIKVDATLKMMLAAVTFYGMSTFEGPLLSIRAVSALGHNTDWIIGHVHSGTLGWVGFMSAAALYYLVPRIWNANLYSEKLANAHFWLGTLGILLYIISMWVSGITEGSMWRAVGENGELVYKDWVEIVEFLKPFRLFRAIGGTLYLTGIILMVFNFIKTIQNKNSGFVEQDLRMGAKS, encoded by the coding sequence TTGGCTACGGAAAAAACTCAATATGATGATTTTATCGTAAAAGGGTTTATCATTTCAGCGTTAGTCTGGGGCGTTGCATCAATGACATTTGGTGTCATTATTGCCTTCCAACTTGTGTATCCACAGCTGAATTTTGAATTACCTTGGACGAGCTTCGGAAGGTTAAGACCTCTACACACCAATGCTGCCATTTTTGGATTTGCGTTGAGTGTTATCTTCGCCACAGCCTACCATACGGTACAAAGATTGTGTCGAACAAGAATGTGGAGTGATACATTTTCCAAACTACACTTGGCACTGTACAACCTATCAATTGTTCTTGCAGCTATTACACTTCCACTTGGATACAGCCAATCAAAAGAATATGCCGAATTAGAATGGCCTATCGACTTATTGATTGTTGTATGGTATGTAATTTTCCTTGTTAACTATTTGGTAACGGTGCTCAAACGAAAAGAAGAACAAATGTATGTGGCTATTTGGTTCTACATTGCTTCCTTTGTAACGGTTCCACTTCTTTTTATCGTAAACAACATTGTAATCCCAGCAGGTTTCTTAAAATCCTACTCGGTATATTCAGGTGTGTTTGATGCCAACATCCAATGGTGGTATGGACACAACGCGGTAGCCTTTGTTCTTACGACTCCATTTTTGGGACTTATGTACTATTACCTCCCAAAACATATCAAACAACCGATCTACTCTCACAGACTATCGATCATCCACTTCTGGTCATTGATCTTTATCTATATTTGGGCAGGTCCTCACCATTTATTATATTCTCCAATTCCTGAATGGTTACAAACAACAGGGATGGTATTCTCCATCATGTTATGGATGCCTTCTTGGGGTGGTATGTTAAATGGATTTTTAACACTAACTCAGGCTAAGGATAAAATCAAAGTAGATGCAACCCTCAAAATGATGTTAGCTGCCGTTACTTTTTACGGTATGTCAACATTTGAAGGTCCACTCCTTTCCATTCGTGCAGTTTCCGCTCTTGGACACAACACAGACTGGATCATTGGTCACGTTCACTCAGGAACTTTAGGTTGGGTGGGATTTATGTCCGCCGCAGCTTTGTATTACCTAGTGCCAAGAATTTGGAATGCTAACCTCTACAGTGAAAAACTTGCCAATGCACACTTTTGGCTCGGAACACTTGGGATCCTACTCTATATCATTTCGATGTGGGTATCTGGAATCACTGAAGGTTCAATGTGGAGAGCAGTTGGAGAAAACGGGGAACTCGTTTACAAAGACTGGGTAGAAATCGTTGAGTTCTTAAAACCATTCAGACTTTTCCGTGCGATCGGAGGAACACTCTATCTAACAGGGATTATACTAATGGTATTTAACTTTATCAAAACCATTCAAAACAAAAATAGTGGGTTTGTTGAACAAGACTTACGTATGGGAGCGAAATCATAA
- the ccoO gene encoding cytochrome-c oxidase, cbb3-type subunit II: MFGFNKFLDWFSEIADHWDTKGVKFTLYTTIAVVIGGLFELVPPFFLTKTVTPISTVKPYSALELAGRDTYQKEGCIGCHTQMVRPFKWEVDRFDPTKAYGRTGYSKGGEYVYDHPFLWGSKRTGPDLAHESQMLRSDEWHKNHLINPRTVGGVPNSVMPAYPWLFEASNKVDVEQVVANMKALKSIGVPYTEEDFANAPSLLKDKTEGEALVAYLQKLGRDSAELQKGMK, from the coding sequence ATGTTTGGATTTAATAAATTCTTAGATTGGTTTTCCGAAATCGCAGATCATTGGGACACTAAAGGTGTTAAGTTTACTCTCTATACAACGATTGCAGTTGTGATTGGTGGACTTTTCGAACTTGTTCCACCGTTTTTCTTAACAAAGACGGTAACTCCGATTTCAACCGTAAAACCATATTCCGCATTGGAACTTGCAGGTCGTGATACTTACCAAAAAGAAGGATGTATCGGATGCCATACACAAATGGTTCGACCTTTCAAATGGGAAGTGGATCGTTTCGACCCAACAAAAGCTTACGGACGAACAGGATACTCTAAAGGTGGAGAATATGTTTATGACCACCCTTTCCTTTGGGGATCTAAACGTACTGGTCCAGATTTAGCTCATGAATCTCAAATGTTACGTTCTGATGAATGGCATAAAAACCATTTGATCAATCCAAGAACTGTGGGTGGTGTACCAAACTCTGTTATGCCAGCTTACCCATGGTTGTTTGAAGCCTCAAACAAAGTGGATGTGGAACAAGTTGTGGCGAACATGAAGGCATTAAAATCCATCGGTGTTCCTTATACAGAAGAAGACTTTGCAAATGCACCTTCTCTTCTTAAAGACAAAACCGAAGGAGAAGCACTCGTTGCATATTTGCAAAAACTGGGAAGAGATTCTGCAGAATTGCAAAAAGGTATGAAGTAA
- a CDS encoding LA_0442/LA_0875 N-terminal domain-containing protein produces the protein MKLTITQFIKIATLLVVLTTNLSAENILLKKGGTLQGKVVEQDQYKLKIRKEDGTTVVLNKTDILKVVYKDHLTAAEEDKLRKAEEEKERVKREKEEAAKLKKDQEDAAKLEKEMAAKNASAEAEAKRKKEEEAKLAEADRKNLTRGGATWRSAVLPGWGQWKQGRKVQAIVYPSIIAVGLFFTYDKHRMYLNAKRDYNNLENPYTENGLVRAAFTPQSSATVSPAEAVVASQLGPFKGQRESVERHYRDMQYIGVATLLVYFWNIFDAYYFHPTGSGLSHEDTRKEKFFMNSSVERVGYHPTAVAGDRGIEHRTQLGYEFIF, from the coding sequence TTGAAACTGACTATTACACAATTCATTAAAATCGCAACACTTTTGGTAGTGCTCACCACTAATCTATCTGCAGAGAACATCCTTCTCAAAAAAGGAGGAACACTCCAAGGTAAGGTAGTAGAACAAGACCAGTATAAGCTAAAAATTAGAAAAGAAGACGGGACTACCGTCGTTCTTAACAAAACAGACATCCTCAAAGTGGTTTACAAAGACCACCTAACAGCTGCTGAGGAAGACAAACTCAGAAAAGCAGAAGAAGAAAAAGAGAGAGTCAAAAGAGAAAAAGAAGAAGCGGCAAAACTTAAAAAAGACCAAGAAGATGCTGCCAAGTTAGAAAAAGAAATGGCTGCCAAAAATGCATCTGCGGAAGCAGAAGCAAAACGCAAAAAAGAAGAAGAAGCCAAACTTGCTGAAGCTGACAGAAAAAACCTAACACGGGGTGGGGCCACTTGGAGATCTGCGGTTCTTCCCGGTTGGGGTCAATGGAAACAAGGTAGAAAAGTCCAAGCGATTGTATACCCTTCCATCATTGCAGTAGGTCTCTTTTTCACATATGACAAACATCGTATGTATTTAAATGCAAAACGTGATTATAATAATTTAGAAAACCCTTATACAGAGAATGGGTTGGTTCGAGCAGCCTTTACTCCGCAGTCTTCTGCAACTGTTTCTCCTGCAGAAGCTGTTGTTGCAAGCCAACTAGGCCCTTTCAAAGGCCAAAGAGAATCTGTGGAACGTCATTACAGGGACATGCAATACATTGGAGTGGCTACCCTACTCGTATATTTCTGGAATATTTTTGATGCTTATTACTTCCACCCGACTGGCTCTGGACTGAGTCACGAAGACACTCGCAAAGAAAAGTTCTTTATGAACTCTTCCGTGGAACGTGTAGGTTACCACCCAACAGCTGTTGCAGGGGATCGTGGAATCGAACACCGTACACAACTAGGATATGAGTTTATCTTCTAA